The Paenibacillus sp. MBLB1832 genome has a window encoding:
- a CDS encoding response regulator transcription factor has translation MKKIIITDDNRMVVESVAQLLPWTQLGFEIVAKAYDGVQALEALKRRGADIVISDIKMPNMDGLQLIREMKKLGLDAKTIVLSSYNDFDMVREAMRLGASEYILKTELDRQTLSQLLIALASQLDQEREALDNIGKRDELSESEILRLKEMDNELRRNRVYIRDQLLRGLCLGHLPEEQFLQQCKSYLEIRYVSGMHALLYLVVDNFQNVLDMRWRGDEQLLSFAAMNVVEELLDRNVRADLFYNGSGEFVVLACLESDGNNSYEYWESLFTQIAEALEQYFRIRISGGLSLDKEDHYPVSKLYVQALEASQFRYILGKGKLITDQDVMQRRNMSSNTSPNRFERVDMLRNALHASHPQLLIKTADSLMVRPEEVTPENFREALRLYEKYSFILSEFLEKNGLRSKCRSLLESFNEFLYDREAIPELNARFLDILRRISEEMATGNSHVRLLMKFVQAHYKEEITLQTASEQLGVNSAYLGRLVQKELQVNFSEYLNHYRIERAKELLLEGKLKIYEIAEAVGYGSTEHFSRMFKKVTGLSPKDYSSGKLK, from the coding sequence ATGAAGAAAATCATCATCACGGATGATAACCGCATGGTTGTAGAGTCTGTCGCCCAGCTACTTCCGTGGACACAATTGGGCTTTGAGATTGTTGCGAAGGCATATGACGGAGTTCAAGCTCTTGAGGCACTCAAGCGACGTGGCGCTGATATTGTTATCTCGGATATCAAGATGCCGAATATGGATGGCTTGCAGCTGATCCGGGAAATGAAGAAGCTTGGACTGGATGCCAAAACCATTGTGTTAAGTTCTTACAATGACTTCGACATGGTTCGGGAAGCCATGCGACTAGGTGCTTCGGAATACATTCTGAAGACCGAACTCGACCGTCAGACTCTCTCCCAACTGCTCATTGCACTGGCAAGTCAACTCGATCAGGAACGGGAGGCGCTGGATAATATCGGGAAGCGGGACGAATTGTCGGAATCGGAGATCTTGCGTCTCAAGGAGATGGATAACGAGCTGAGACGCAATCGCGTATACATCAGGGACCAACTGCTCCGTGGCTTATGCCTCGGGCATTTGCCCGAGGAACAGTTTCTCCAGCAGTGCAAGAGTTATCTTGAGATCCGATATGTGTCTGGTATGCATGCCTTATTATACCTGGTTGTGGACAATTTCCAGAATGTACTCGATATGAGATGGAGAGGGGATGAGCAGCTGCTATCTTTTGCTGCTATGAATGTAGTAGAGGAGTTACTCGATCGAAATGTTCGGGCAGATCTCTTCTATAACGGATCGGGAGAATTCGTTGTATTGGCCTGCTTGGAATCAGATGGAAATAATTCCTATGAATATTGGGAGAGCCTCTTCACTCAGATTGCCGAGGCACTCGAGCAATATTTTCGAATTCGTATATCCGGTGGCTTGAGTTTGGACAAGGAAGATCATTACCCGGTTTCGAAGCTCTATGTACAAGCGCTCGAGGCAAGTCAGTTTCGCTATATTCTGGGGAAGGGCAAGCTCATCACGGACCAAGATGTGATGCAACGGAGAAATATGTCCAGCAATACAAGTCCCAACCGCTTTGAACGAGTCGATATGCTGCGAAATGCCCTGCATGCTTCACACCCTCAGTTGCTCATAAAGACAGCGGACTCGTTAATGGTTCGCCCGGAAGAAGTCACACCGGAGAACTTCAGGGAAGCGCTCAGGCTCTATGAGAAATACTCCTTTATTCTAAGTGAGTTTCTGGAGAAGAATGGCTTACGTTCAAAATGCCGCAGCCTGTTGGAGAGTTTCAATGAATTCCTTTACGACCGGGAAGCGATCCCCGAGCTGAATGCCCGGTTTCTTGATATATTAAGACGTATTTCCGAGGAAATGGCGACAGGTAACAGTCATGTCCGTCTGTTAATGAAATTTGTCCAAGCCCATTACAAAGAGGAAATTACGCTTCAAACGGCATCCGAGCAACTCGGGGTAAACAGCGCCTATCTGGGAAGACTGGTGCAGAAGGAACTGCAGGTTAACTTCTCGGAATACTTGAACCATTACCGGATTGAGCGTGCTAAAGAGTTGTTGTTAGAGGGCAAACTCAAGATCTACGAGATTGCTGAGGCGGTGGGATACGGGAGTACGGAGCATTTCAGCAGAATGTTTAAAAAGGTGACGGGTCTAAGCCCCAAAGACTACTCAAGCGGCAAATTAAAATGA